A single Filimonas effusa DNA region contains:
- the gcvP gene encoding aminomethyl-transferring glycine dehydrogenase, whose translation MNLFTAQSSEFAQRHIGVNEADTKAMLETIGVDSVETLISRTIPEAIRLQAPLQLPASVSEFEYLQELKQTAAKNKLFRTYIGQGYYNTITPSVILRNIFENPGWYTQYTPYQAEISQGRLESLLNFQTMVSDLTGMELTNASLLDEATSAAEAMAMLFHHVNKADKITRPKFFVDNAVFAQTKDVLVTRATPINIELVFGEYQKVLLDDTYFGALVQYPNSNGSIEDYRGFIANVHNAGGFVVMAADLLSLTLLTPPGELGADVAVGSSQRFGVPLGYGGPHAAFFATKDEFKRGIPGRIIGVSIDSKGNRALRMALQTREQHIKREKATSNICTAQALLANMAAMYAVYHGPAGLKNIASRVALLTQTLAESLEELGYKHVYNQYFDTLKIEADAAAVRAVAEKHEVNFHYFNDGHIGITLDETTTQKDVLDIVYVFAEVNGLNEATIGFDEEGYELKGIPAFAVRSSAYLTHPVFNTHHSESQMMRYIKQLENKDLSLNTSMISLGSCTMKLNAATEMLPVSWPAFSQLHPFVPADQAKGYQQIIGELSSYLCTITGFDACSLQPNSGAQGEYAGLLTIMAYHQAAGNAHRNVVLIPISAHGTNPASAVMAGMQVVVVKSDEDGHIDVADLKAKAEQYKDTLGGLMVTYPSTHGVFEESIKEICSVIHQYGGQVYMDGANMNAQVGLTSPATIGADVCHLNLHKTFAIPHGGGGPGVGPICVKSHLAPYLPGHAYFVDGEWSAQNAGNAVSAAAFGSASILLISYAYIKMLGAEGVKKATAYAILNANYMKARLEKFYKILYTGSNGNCAHEFIVDLRPFKATSGIEAEDVAKRLMDYGFHAPTMSFPVPGTIMIEPTESEDKAELDRFCDALINIYEEIKAIENGSWDKADNPLKNAPHTQAVICGDEWGHAYTRQEGGFPLYYVTQNKFWPSVARINNTYGDRNLVCTCEPIESYMS comes from the coding sequence ATGAATTTATTTACTGCCCAATCGTCAGAATTTGCACAAAGACATATTGGTGTTAATGAAGCGGATACCAAGGCCATGCTGGAAACTATCGGCGTTGATTCGGTAGAAACATTAATAAGCCGTACTATTCCCGAAGCGATCAGGTTACAGGCTCCTTTGCAGTTACCTGCCTCTGTGAGTGAATTTGAATATCTGCAGGAGCTGAAGCAAACGGCGGCGAAGAACAAGCTGTTCAGGACCTATATAGGACAAGGTTATTACAATACGATCACGCCCAGTGTGATCCTTCGCAATATTTTTGAGAACCCAGGATGGTATACCCAGTACACTCCTTACCAGGCTGAGATATCGCAGGGCAGGTTAGAGAGCCTGTTAAATTTCCAGACAATGGTATCGGACCTTACGGGTATGGAGCTTACCAATGCTTCGCTGCTCGATGAGGCTACTTCTGCTGCAGAGGCGATGGCGATGCTGTTTCACCATGTGAACAAGGCGGATAAGATCACCAGGCCCAAATTCTTTGTCGATAATGCGGTATTTGCGCAAACCAAAGATGTACTGGTAACAAGGGCCACTCCTATCAATATAGAGCTGGTGTTCGGAGAATATCAGAAAGTATTACTTGACGATACTTATTTCGGCGCTCTTGTACAATATCCCAACAGCAATGGCAGCATTGAAGATTACAGGGGCTTTATTGCCAATGTACACAATGCAGGTGGTTTTGTGGTGATGGCTGCCGACCTGCTGTCGCTGACCTTACTTACGCCTCCGGGAGAACTTGGCGCTGACGTAGCTGTAGGCAGCTCTCAACGTTTTGGCGTTCCGCTGGGTTATGGCGGACCTCATGCTGCTTTTTTTGCTACCAAAGATGAATTCAAACGCGGCATTCCCGGCCGGATCATTGGTGTTAGTATTGATTCGAAAGGTAACCGTGCGCTTCGTATGGCGCTTCAAACCAGGGAGCAGCATATTAAACGTGAAAAAGCAACTTCCAATATCTGTACGGCACAGGCGCTGCTGGCCAATATGGCTGCGATGTACGCGGTTTATCATGGACCTGCGGGGCTGAAAAACATTGCGTCACGCGTCGCATTACTTACACAGACACTGGCCGAATCGCTGGAGGAGCTGGGTTATAAGCATGTTTACAACCAATATTTCGACACATTGAAAATAGAGGCTGACGCCGCGGCTGTACGTGCTGTTGCTGAAAAACATGAAGTAAACTTCCATTATTTCAATGACGGGCATATAGGCATTACCCTTGATGAAACCACTACCCAGAAAGATGTACTCGATATCGTGTATGTTTTTGCCGAGGTAAACGGGCTGAATGAAGCTACCATTGGTTTTGACGAAGAGGGATATGAATTAAAAGGCATTCCTGCCTTTGCGGTACGCAGTTCTGCTTACCTGACACACCCTGTATTCAACACACATCACAGCGAAAGCCAGATGATGCGTTATATCAAGCAACTTGAGAACAAAGATCTTTCTCTTAATACCAGCATGATCAGTCTTGGCAGCTGTACCATGAAGCTGAATGCTGCCACTGAGATGCTGCCTGTAAGCTGGCCTGCTTTTAGTCAGCTGCATCCATTTGTTCCTGCTGACCAGGCCAAGGGTTACCAGCAGATCATTGGTGAGTTGAGCAGCTACCTGTGCACTATTACAGGATTTGATGCGTGCAGCCTGCAGCCCAACAGCGGCGCGCAGGGTGAATATGCGGGTTTACTGACCATTATGGCTTATCACCAGGCAGCGGGTAATGCGCACAGGAATGTGGTACTTATCCCTATTTCGGCCCACGGCACCAATCCTGCGAGCGCTGTTATGGCGGGCATGCAGGTGGTAGTGGTGAAGAGTGATGAAGACGGGCATATAGATGTTGCAGATCTGAAGGCGAAAGCTGAACAGTACAAAGACACCTTAGGCGGTTTGATGGTAACCTACCCTTCGACCCACGGAGTGTTTGAAGAAAGCATTAAAGAGATCTGTTCTGTTATACACCAGTATGGCGGGCAGGTTTATATGGATGGAGCGAACATGAACGCACAGGTTGGTTTAACTTCTCCTGCCACTATTGGTGCGGATGTTTGTCACCTGAACCTTCATAAAACATTTGCCATCCCTCATGGTGGTGGTGGACCGGGAGTAGGTCCTATTTGCGTTAAATCGCACCTGGCGCCTTATTTACCAGGACACGCTTATTTCGTTGACGGAGAGTGGTCGGCCCAGAATGCGGGTAATGCAGTGAGTGCGGCGGCTTTCGGCAGTGCTTCTATCCTGCTTATCAGCTATGCTTACATAAAAATGCTGGGCGCTGAAGGTGTGAAGAAGGCTACAGCATATGCTATCCTGAATGCCAACTATATGAAGGCAAGACTGGAGAAGTTCTATAAAATACTTTATACCGGCAGTAATGGCAATTGTGCACATGAGTTCATTGTTGACCTGCGTCCATTTAAAGCAACCAGTGGTATAGAAGCTGAGGACGTAGCCAAGCGTCTTATGGACTATGGTTTCCACGCTCCTACCATGAGCTTCCCTGTACCTGGTACCATTATGATAGAGCCAACGGAAAGTGAAGACAAGGCAGAGCTGGATCGTTTCTGTGATGCGCTGATCAATATTTATGAAGAGATAAAGGCGATAGAAAACGGCAGTTGGGACAAGGCTGATAATCCTTTGAAGAATGCGCCTCATACACAGGCTGTGATCTGCGGAGACGAATGGGGCCATGCCTATACGCGCCAGGAAGGCGGGTTCCCGTTATACTATGTAACCCAGAACAAGTTCTGGCCGAGTGTAGCGCGGATCAACAATACTTATGGCGACAGGAACCTTGTTTGTACCTGTGAACCTATAGAGTCGTATATGAGTTAA
- the glmM gene encoding phosphoglucosamine mutase: MPLIKSISGIRGTIGGRPGDTLSPLDIVKFTAAYATLLLQENPVNKKVVIGRDGRISGEMVQQLVVGTLSAMGIDVLDLGLSTTPTVEMAVVFEKAAGGIILTASHNPKEWNALKLLNHKGEFISGETGAKVLELAAADNYEFAPVEKLGAYTADTEALSKHIEAVVNYPLVNKEAIAQQSFKIVVDAINSTGAIAVPALLKALGVEDIIVLNADVNGKFAHNPEPLPQHLTELCNEVSRQQAHLGIAVDPDVDRLCFVCEDGSLFGEEYTLVAVADYVLQHRKGNTVSNMSSTRALRDVTEKQGGQYSPSAVGEVNVVNKMKAVEAVIGGEGNGGIIVPDLHYGRDALIGIALFLTYLANTQKSARQLRNTYTNYFMSKNKIELNGGIDVANIFEHIKSKYKNHPINTEDGLKIEFDSDWVHLRTSNTEPIIRIYSESTLETTADNIAKRLMQDIKECL, encoded by the coding sequence ATGCCGCTTATCAAAAGCATATCGGGCATCAGAGGCACGATAGGAGGAAGACCAGGAGATACTTTAAGTCCTTTGGATATCGTAAAATTTACAGCAGCTTATGCTACACTGCTGTTACAGGAAAATCCCGTAAATAAAAAGGTGGTGATAGGCCGCGACGGCCGCATCAGCGGTGAAATGGTACAGCAGTTGGTTGTGGGTACCCTCAGCGCTATGGGTATCGACGTATTGGACCTCGGCCTTAGCACAACGCCCACAGTAGAAATGGCTGTAGTGTTCGAAAAAGCAGCAGGTGGCATTATCTTAACCGCAAGCCATAACCCCAAAGAATGGAACGCCCTTAAACTGCTCAACCATAAAGGGGAATTCATCAGTGGCGAAACCGGGGCCAAAGTACTCGAACTGGCAGCAGCCGATAACTATGAATTCGCACCGGTAGAAAAACTGGGCGCTTATACTGCAGATACGGAGGCATTGTCCAAACATATAGAGGCTGTTGTTAATTACCCCCTGGTGAACAAAGAAGCTATCGCACAACAGTCTTTTAAAATAGTGGTCGACGCTATTAACAGCACCGGCGCCATTGCTGTACCCGCATTATTGAAAGCGCTCGGCGTAGAGGACATTATTGTCTTGAATGCTGATGTGAATGGAAAATTCGCACACAATCCCGAACCGCTTCCACAACACCTCACAGAACTGTGTAACGAAGTAAGCAGGCAGCAGGCACACCTGGGCATAGCCGTCGACCCGGATGTCGATAGGTTGTGCTTTGTTTGTGAAGACGGCTCCCTGTTTGGCGAAGAATATACACTCGTAGCCGTTGCCGATTATGTATTGCAACATAGAAAAGGTAATACGGTAAGTAATATGTCTTCAACAAGAGCGCTAAGAGATGTAACCGAAAAACAGGGTGGACAGTATTCACCCAGCGCGGTAGGTGAAGTGAATGTGGTCAATAAAATGAAAGCGGTAGAGGCCGTGATAGGAGGAGAAGGCAACGGAGGTATTATCGTGCCCGATCTGCACTATGGCAGGGACGCTTTAATTGGCATTGCACTCTTCCTTACTTATTTGGCAAACACGCAGAAAAGCGCACGCCAGCTCCGTAATACCTATACCAACTATTTTATGAGTAAGAATAAAATAGAACTGAATGGAGGGATCGATGTAGCTAACATCTTCGAACACATCAAGTCAAAATATAAGAACCATCCCATTAATACGGAAGATGGTCTTAAAATAGAGTTCGATAGCGACTGGGTACACTTGCGTACCAGCAATACAGAACCTATCATCCGCATCTATTCCGAAAGCACACTCGAAACTACTGCCGATAATATCGCCAAACGTCTGATGCAGGACATCAAAGAATGCCTGTAA
- a CDS encoding class I SAM-dependent methyltransferase — protein sequence MAGKGWYKDWFNSPYYHLLYNNRDEDEAFLFIKKLIDHLQPQKGSTMLDVACGKGRHSIALAEMGFDVTGIDLSAESIEAAKSAENERLHFYQHDMRLPFWINYFDFAFNFFTSFGYFRTRREHDNAFRTIAQSLNTNGIFVIDYLNVHYTEDNLQRTETKVVDDTLFRISRWHDEDHFFKQIQVEDKGGILKHLFTEKVAKFSPGDFTDMLAYQGMQVKEIYGDYQLGAYDIRKSPRMIIVAGKTRRK from the coding sequence ATGGCTGGAAAAGGATGGTATAAAGATTGGTTCAATTCCCCTTATTATCATTTATTGTATAATAACCGGGATGAAGATGAAGCGTTTCTGTTTATCAAAAAACTGATCGACCATCTGCAACCTCAAAAAGGCAGTACTATGCTGGACGTAGCCTGCGGGAAGGGACGGCATAGCATAGCCCTTGCTGAGATGGGTTTTGACGTAACCGGCATCGATCTTTCGGCAGAATCTATCGAAGCTGCCAAAAGTGCTGAGAACGAGCGACTTCATTTTTATCAGCACGATATGCGTTTGCCTTTCTGGATCAACTATTTTGATTTTGCGTTCAACTTTTTTACCAGTTTCGGGTATTTCAGGACAAGGCGGGAGCATGACAATGCTTTCCGGACCATTGCGCAAAGTCTTAATACCAATGGCATTTTCGTTATCGATTATTTAAACGTTCACTATACGGAAGACAACCTGCAACGTACCGAAACCAAGGTAGTGGATGATACCCTTTTCCGTATTTCACGCTGGCACGATGAAGATCATTTCTTCAAACAAATACAGGTGGAGGATAAGGGCGGCATATTGAAGCACCTTTTCACGGAGAAGGTAGCCAAGTTTTCGCCCGGTGATTTTACCGATATGCTGGCTTACCAGGGTATGCAGGTAAAGGAGATCTACGGTGATTACCAGCTGGGGGCTTATGACATACGGAAGTCGCCGAGGATGATCATTGTTGCGGGGAAGACAAGGCGGAAATAG
- a CDS encoding YkgJ family cysteine cluster protein has protein sequence MGRRWEMEEIKLDNWQKRSADHSKQYRQFLQKADKNKVLKRLPALHDEAFEKINCLDCAACCKNYSPRFKTPDLKRISKHLKLKEGEFIEKYLRLDEDGDFVVKASPCPFLGADNYCSIYEVRPSDCERFPYTNEDVLLKRPQITQKNASFCAAVYYVLEKLMTVK, from the coding sequence ATGGGCCGCCGATGGGAAATGGAGGAGATTAAACTTGACAACTGGCAGAAGCGTTCCGCCGACCACAGCAAACAGTACCGGCAGTTTCTGCAGAAAGCGGATAAAAACAAGGTATTGAAACGGTTGCCGGCCCTTCATGACGAAGCTTTTGAGAAGATCAATTGCCTGGATTGTGCTGCCTGTTGCAAAAACTATTCTCCGCGTTTTAAAACGCCTGATCTCAAAAGGATCAGCAAACATCTGAAGCTGAAAGAGGGAGAGTTTATAGAAAAGTACCTGAGATTGGATGAAGATGGTGATTTCGTGGTGAAAGCTTCACCTTGCCCGTTTTTGGGAGCGGATAACTATTGCAGTATTTATGAGGTGCGTCCGTCGGATTGTGAGCGTTTTCCTTATACAAATGAGGATGTATTGCTGAAAAGACCGCAGATCACGCAAAAAAATGCCAGTTTTTGTGCCGCCGTTTATTACGTACTCGAAAAATTGATGACCGTGAAATAA
- a CDS encoding Gfo/Idh/MocA family protein, which produces MLKIGVFGVGHLGKFHLNNWKEIEGIEITGFYDPNDEMAAEVAEKYQLKRFTNPEELVALVDAIDIIAPTNHHFALCEMAIRKGKHIFVEKPLAYTMEEARKLVNMAKEANIKVQVGHVERFNPAYQAIQDMPLNPMFIEVHRLAQFNPRGTEVSVILDLMIHDIDIILSLVKSDVKNISASGVAVMTDTPDIANVRIEFNNGCVANLTSSRISMKRMRKMRLFQKDAYIGIDFLEKKTEVIRLKQPGDDHSFTFDLETPHGTKTIAISNPEIASSNAMKAELIAFADAIRQNKPTPVSEIDGYLAMEVAHKILEKIENR; this is translated from the coding sequence ATGCTTAAAATTGGTGTTTTCGGAGTTGGTCATCTTGGCAAGTTTCATTTGAATAACTGGAAGGAAATAGAAGGTATAGAAATTACGGGCTTCTATGATCCAAATGATGAAATGGCCGCAGAGGTCGCCGAAAAGTATCAGTTGAAGCGTTTTACGAATCCCGAGGAGTTAGTAGCTCTTGTGGATGCCATAGATATCATTGCTCCGACGAATCACCATTTCGCGCTTTGCGAGATGGCGATTCGTAAGGGTAAACACATTTTCGTGGAGAAGCCGCTGGCTTATACCATGGAGGAGGCCAGGAAGCTGGTTAATATGGCCAAGGAGGCCAATATAAAAGTACAGGTAGGGCATGTGGAGCGCTTCAATCCTGCTTACCAGGCTATACAGGACATGCCGCTGAATCCTATGTTCATCGAGGTTCACAGGCTGGCCCAGTTCAACCCGCGCGGTACAGAGGTGAGTGTGATACTGGACCTGATGATCCACGATATAGACATTATTTTAAGCCTGGTCAAGAGTGATGTTAAAAACATTTCGGCAAGTGGTGTAGCTGTGATGACGGACACACCAGATATTGCCAACGTACGTATAGAATTCAACAATGGCTGTGTTGCCAATCTGACGAGCAGCCGTATTAGTATGAAGCGGATGCGTAAGATGCGCCTGTTCCAGAAGGATGCCTATATTGGTATAGATTTCCTTGAGAAAAAGACTGAGGTCATCAGGCTTAAACAGCCAGGTGATGACCATTCCTTCACATTTGATCTAGAAACACCTCATGGCACCAAAACCATCGCCATTTCCAATCCTGAGATAGCATCCAGTAATGCGATGAAGGCTGAGCTTATTGCTTTTGCCGATGCTATCAGGCAGAATAAACCTACGCCGGTAAGCGAAATTGACGGTTACCTGGCAATGGAGGTGGCACATAAGATATTGGAAAAGATAGAGAACAGGTAA
- a CDS encoding LTA synthase family protein: MKNLKIPRYIRWIGELGIVFLLLMTLLRVALVYSFRTPSQKLTSLIDAYILGMRFDLRIVCIACLVLFLVGSLPWLHPLRKKWGKRVAFWLWSVFVIILTIFYMVDFANYAYLSQRMSATLLNYAEDTKISFGMAWQTYHLGWILLGLIVVVIAVLSIVRLTYNRVLSRPVYNNRRIQVAWAFGFFLLLALGIFGRVGQYPLRWSDAFDLESDYAANIALNPFQSFFSTLNFRGATYDETKLRANYNWISSYLGVDAPDSNSFRFDRQIAGAPVSAASPNVVLVICESFSAYKSSMYNNPLNTTPFFNQLCQQGVFFNRCFTPTYGTAKGVWATITGIPDVQWFKTASRNPAAVDQHSIINDFDNYEKYYFIGGSTSWANLRGVLNNNLSGLHLYEQDDYKAPKIDVWGISDKNLFLEANNVLKQQSKPFFAVIQTADNHRPYTIPEEDRQDFKKERVPMDSLLKYGFKTLDEFNAFRYTDYCFRKFMEEARKQPYFKNTIFVFVGDHGIAGDASAILPRAYTDQVLTAEHVPLLFYSPALLQPKKYDMIASQIDILPTVAGLCNITHSNTTLGRNLLDPKRLAADSGKSNCAFIIDTERKQIGVIKSPYFYSYGVNGNSFEQISNIVTDEKVVLTDSLRHQYRSMTNAFYETSRYLLLNNKKKLNK; the protein is encoded by the coding sequence ATGAAAAATTTGAAAATACCCCGTTATATTCGGTGGATAGGGGAGCTCGGCATTGTGTTTTTACTGTTGATGACCCTTTTGCGTGTAGCTCTGGTCTATTCCTTCCGCACGCCCTCTCAAAAATTGACCTCTCTGATCGATGCGTATATCCTCGGAATGCGCTTCGACCTCCGTATAGTATGTATCGCCTGCCTCGTTTTATTCCTCGTCGGATCCCTGCCCTGGCTGCACCCCCTTAGAAAAAAATGGGGAAAAAGGGTCGCTTTCTGGCTCTGGAGCGTCTTCGTGATTATTTTAACCATATTTTATATGGTCGATTTCGCCAACTACGCCTACCTCTCTCAGCGTATGAGCGCTACACTGCTCAACTATGCCGAGGATACTAAGATCTCCTTCGGCATGGCCTGGCAAACCTATCACCTCGGTTGGATCCTCCTCGGATTGATCGTCGTGGTCATAGCTGTCCTGAGCATCGTACGTTTAACTTATAACAGGGTGTTGTCACGCCCGGTTTACAATAACCGCAGGATCCAGGTCGCCTGGGCCTTCGGCTTCTTCCTGCTATTGGCATTGGGTATCTTCGGACGTGTAGGCCAATACCCCCTCCGCTGGAGCGACGCCTTCGACCTCGAAAGCGATTACGCCGCCAATATAGCACTCAACCCTTTCCAGTCATTCTTCAGCACACTTAACTTCCGCGGAGCCACCTACGATGAAACAAAACTGCGCGCCAATTACAACTGGATCAGCAGCTACCTGGGCGTAGATGCGCCCGATAGCAATTCCTTTCGCTTCGACCGCCAAATTGCCGGCGCCCCGGTTTCTGCCGCTTCTCCCAACGTGGTGCTCGTTATCTGCGAATCTTTCAGCGCCTACAAAAGTTCCATGTATAATAACCCGCTGAATACTACGCCGTTTTTTAACCAGCTCTGTCAACAGGGCGTTTTCTTCAACCGCTGCTTTACGCCTACTTACGGAACTGCCAAAGGCGTATGGGCCACAATTACAGGTATCCCCGACGTGCAATGGTTCAAAACTGCCAGCCGCAACCCTGCCGCGGTAGACCAGCACAGTATTATCAACGACTTCGATAATTACGAAAAATACTATTTCATAGGAGGCAGCACCAGCTGGGCCAACCTGCGCGGCGTGCTCAATAATAACCTCTCCGGCCTTCACCTCTATGAACAGGACGACTATAAAGCCCCTAAGATCGACGTTTGGGGTATCAGCGATAAAAACCTTTTCCTGGAAGCTAATAATGTCTTGAAACAGCAGTCAAAGCCGTTTTTCGCCGTTATACAAACAGCCGATAACCACCGCCCGTACACCATCCCCGAAGAAGATCGCCAGGACTTTAAAAAGGAACGGGTGCCCATGGACTCGCTTCTTAAATACGGCTTCAAAACTCTCGACGAGTTTAACGCCTTCCGCTATACCGACTACTGCTTCCGTAAGTTTATGGAAGAAGCACGCAAACAACCCTACTTCAAAAATACCATCTTCGTCTTCGTTGGCGACCATGGCATAGCAGGCGACGCCTCTGCTATACTGCCCAGGGCCTATACCGATCAGGTGCTTACTGCCGAACACGTGCCGCTTTTGTTCTATTCCCCTGCCTTACTGCAGCCGAAGAAATACGATATGATCGCATCCCAGATCGATATCTTACCTACAGTAGCAGGACTATGCAATATCACGCATTCCAACACTACACTCGGCCGGAACCTTCTCGATCCTAAACGCCTGGCAGCCGATTCCGGCAAAAGCAACTGCGCGTTTATCATCGATACCGAACGCAAACAGATAGGTGTCATCAAAAGCCCGTATTTCTATAGCTATGGCGTAAATGGTAACAGCTTCGAACAGATCAGCAATATCGTAACAGATGAAAAGGTGGTGCTCACCGATTCTCTCCGCCATCAATACCGCTCCATGACAAACGCCTTTTACGAAACATCCCGCTACCTCCTCCTGAACAATAAAAAGAAACTGAATAAATAA
- a CDS encoding 2-C-methyl-D-erythritol 4-phosphate cytidylyltransferase — protein MQKIAIIVAGGAGVRMGSATPKQFLLLHGKPVLQYSLQAFLDAYDDLKIILVIPEAHFDKGNQIIEDLQAAHRVTMVNGGETRFHSVKNGLAQISLQNWLIANTAVNKSEESAETQNAVVFVHDGVRCLISKELIRRCYEQTIEKGSAIPAVTATDSIRIMENGIPKVANRDNIRIIQTPQTFLSNLLLEAFAQTYNPLFTDEATVVEAANHPIFLTEGEYNNIKITRPADLLLAESIISGSQQ, from the coding sequence ATGCAGAAGATCGCAATTATAGTAGCAGGTGGTGCCGGTGTCAGAATGGGCAGCGCTACCCCCAAGCAATTTCTCTTACTGCATGGCAAACCTGTACTGCAATACTCCTTACAGGCATTTTTAGACGCCTACGACGATCTGAAGATCATCCTGGTAATTCCTGAAGCACATTTCGATAAGGGCAACCAGATAATAGAAGACCTGCAGGCTGCGCATCGGGTAACAATGGTCAATGGCGGGGAAACGCGTTTCCACTCCGTAAAAAATGGCCTGGCCCAAATATCCCTGCAAAACTGGTTAATAGCAAACACTGCAGTAAATAAATCGGAAGAAAGTGCGGAAACACAGAACGCAGTTGTATTCGTTCACGATGGCGTAAGATGTTTGATTTCAAAGGAACTGATCCGCCGTTGTTACGAACAAACCATAGAAAAAGGAAGCGCTATCCCCGCAGTAACCGCCACCGATAGCATCCGTATAATGGAAAATGGCATCCCTAAGGTTGCCAATCGTGATAACATCCGTATCATCCAAACCCCCCAGACATTCTTGAGTAATCTCCTGCTCGAAGCCTTTGCCCAAACCTACAACCCATTATTCACCGACGAAGCTACGGTTGTAGAAGCCGCTAATCACCCCATCTTCCTTACCGAAGGTGAATACAACAATATCAAGATCACCCGCCCTGCCGATCTCCTCCTGGCAGAATCCATCATCTCCGGATCACAGCAATAG
- a CDS encoding cysteine desulfurase family protein, whose protein sequence is MSRIYFDNAATTALEPVVLEAMMPYLTTHFGNPSSIYSYGRETRLAIENARKTVARTLNAHPAEIFFTSGGTESSNTAITAAIRDLGCKHIITSPIEHHATLHATEHLYHTGEAALSHVKLLPNGHVDMEDLEHLLKTSGEKCLVTLMHANNEVGNMIDLQAVGALCKQYGAIFHSDTVQTVGHFPFDLRNTPVHFITGAGHKFHGPKGVGILYINENVKISPFIHGGAQERNMRAGTENVAGIVGFAKALDMAAENYEKDSSYIKSLKLYMMEQLEKHVKGVFFNGDPLGRSLYTVLSVSFPKTEKSEMILFNLDINNICASGGSACTSGADAGSHVIRAINNNPNQVTVRFSFSKHNTTEEIDRVVEKLKDLI, encoded by the coding sequence ATGAGCAGAATCTACTTCGATAATGCGGCAACAACTGCATTAGAGCCTGTTGTATTGGAGGCAATGATGCCCTATCTGACTACCCACTTCGGTAATCCCTCTTCCATTTATAGTTATGGACGTGAAACCAGGCTTGCCATCGAAAACGCACGCAAAACAGTAGCCAGGACCCTCAATGCGCACCCTGCTGAGATCTTTTTCACCAGCGGTGGTACCGAAAGCAGCAACACTGCTATTACAGCCGCCATACGTGACCTCGGATGTAAACACATTATTACTTCTCCCATTGAACACCACGCTACATTACATGCTACAGAACACCTCTACCATACCGGCGAGGCTGCCCTCAGTCATGTAAAACTGCTGCCCAACGGACACGTCGATATGGAAGACCTGGAACATTTACTCAAAACAAGCGGAGAGAAATGCCTGGTCACTTTAATGCACGCCAATAACGAAGTCGGCAATATGATCGACCTGCAGGCTGTGGGTGCTCTTTGTAAACAGTATGGCGCTATCTTCCATAGCGATACCGTTCAAACAGTCGGACACTTCCCCTTCGATCTCAGGAATACGCCCGTTCATTTCATCACGGGGGCAGGACATAAGTTCCATGGCCCTAAAGGTGTAGGGATCCTTTACATCAATGAAAATGTGAAAATAAGCCCGTTCATTCATGGTGGCGCACAGGAACGCAACATGCGCGCAGGAACCGAAAACGTAGCAGGTATTGTAGGCTTCGCCAAAGCCCTCGATATGGCTGCAGAGAACTATGAAAAAGATAGCAGCTACATCAAAAGCCTTAAGCTTTACATGATGGAGCAACTCGAAAAACACGTTAAAGGTGTTTTCTTTAATGGCGATCCCCTCGGACGTTCTTTATACACGGTCCTGAGCGTAAGTTTTCCAAAAACAGAGAAAAGTGAAATGATCCTTTTCAACCTCGATATAAATAACATCTGCGCCTCCGGTGGCAGCGCCTGTACAAGCGGCGCCGATGCTGGCAGCCACGTTATCCGTGCCATCAATAACAACCCTAACCAGGTAACGGTTCGTTTCTCCTTCAGTAAACATAATACCACAGAAGAAATAGACCGCGTAGTGGAAAAGCTGAAAGATTTGATCTGA